A segment of the Arachis hypogaea cultivar Tifrunner chromosome 5, arahy.Tifrunner.gnm2.J5K5, whole genome shotgun sequence genome:
TAAATGCTTTCTTTGGGTATTACTCAGTCTTCAACATGATATTCCAGTGTAAGGTTAATATCATTGCTGAACCTATTAAATAATAGGTGAATGAGTACTCTTCTCTGAAGGATGGAATCCTGTATTCATGGGGTGAACTGGGTCCAGGATCCTTCTTTCTTCGCCTTGGAGGCCTCTGGTTGGTAGTATTCACAGTTCTTGGAGTGCCAGTTGCAGCTGCAAGCTTTAATCCTTCAAGAGTAAGGAAGTCAAATTTATGTGTGCAAAAGTTTTGGGACATTTAGTAATCAAAGTAGTCAACAGAAATGTTGATACATTCTCACAAGAGTACATGTGACTGTCAGCTGCACACtagcacaaaaatatttttcttatataaaatTTCCTTCAGCCGGTGTTAATGTGTCACTACCTTGCAGGAGCCTCTAAGATTCATACTTGCTGCTGGAACAGGATCACTTTTCATTGTATCTTTGATTGTCTTGAGGATTTACCTGGTGCGTTTGAACTTTGAATTCTTCTTTCTGTTCTGCATACCATAATAATTTCATTATTGGGGACTGGTTAAGTAAGGcaaagaattcaaaaaaaaaatgtcaaTTGTAAGACAGAATGGATTCAAAACCACATTGCATTTGCAGAACAAGGATTCCAAGTTTAGCTTGGTTGGAGCTCCCTCTTGTAGTCATGCATGACCTTTATGTTGTTTGCCTCAGATGCAATAGAACAAATTTTAAACTACTATGCCAATGATTAAGTTCCTGAGCCATTTCTGCACATTCAAACTTAAATCACTGCTGCAGTCAAATAATTTGAATTACAATGCAGGGATGGAGTTATGTTGGAGATAGACTTCTATCTGCGGTCATTCCGTATGAAGAAAGCGGATGGTATGATGGACAGATGTGGGCCAAGCCACCTGAGGTTTGCCTCTATTTTTATGTGAAGAATGCTTGCATAAATGCTAATCCAACATAAATCTAACACTTAACGTACACTCATAATACAGTAATGGAACCCAAAATAAAATGCATGTGCCATGAGTAAAACTCGCGATGTATAAATTTATTTTGAGATGTTATATACATCATATCCATCCAAAAATCTCCTCTTTTATGCAAGCTTCCTTTGCCTGGTAGTGAGAAGAGTAGTTCAAAGGAATCTATACCATATTCAATACAATATACGCGACCAAAAAATTAGCCTTAAATGAATACAAGGAAGCCAATTTTAGAGGTGGATTGCAATTTGGAACTTTGTTACCTAAGATACACTCAAGCAGTATGTTCAAAGTAAAAGAATATGAAGGATATGGAAGCTGTGACATGCTTCATTTCTCTCATTTCAGGCACTTATAACTGAAAAGTTAGCTTTATTTGCAGATCCTAGCTCGTGATAGATTGTTGGGCTCTTACAAGGTACTAGACACATACATCAATTCATTATGCAGGAAAATCTTGGATGCAGGCTAGAAAACATTATATTGATTTCTTGCAGCATGATTCACATATAATCGATGTTTTCAGGTTAAACCAGTTGTTCAACTGCTCAAGCAAACTCTAGTTGGAACAGGAGCATTACTTGTTACTGGAGTTATGCTATTTATCTTTGCTACACCAGTGCAGGACTTCTTCCAAACTACCTTTACCACGGTAGGAAAGAAATCAACCGCACAAGCTCCCAAAGTTAACACAAAGTATAACTTGAGGTAAGGAAAGACACAGAAACAGAGAAACATATGCATTATCTTCAATTTTTTCCCCCTTGTCTAATTGCAATATTATAATGTATGTTGTAGAAAGGAGGAGTTGCTTAAATTGCCTGTAGAGGTGATGGCTGATGATGATCTCGCAGCAGCTGCTGCAGAGGCTGCTGATGGAAGACCAGTCTATTGCAGGGATAGATATTACCGAGCATTAGCAGGAGGCCAGTATTGCAAATGGGAGGATCTGCTCAAGGATTAAGAAAGATGAATGTGTAACTAAATTCATTTAGTTAGAGTACTGTTTGTAGTGACTCTTTGGCCAAAGTTTTATGCTATTTAGTAAGAAACCATTTGAAAAGATGTTCAAAGCGATGAGAGCAAACAAACCCAGAAATATATTGAAGAAATATTAAATCATACCGAGGTATAATGTGATCTCATATGAAATTACAGGTCATATTTCTAATTGCAtataatgaatattaatttaagaataaaaaatgtgaACCAGAAAACATACTTGAAAATATACAGATACACAAGTACAAGCCCCGCATGAATTGTGAATATTTGGACAATTCTGCAAGCATGAGAAGATTGTTCTTGATATGCCATGAGTTATGGTAGCTAAGTCGATCTGAGGAGAGTGCTGCTCTATGACAATTGATTCCAGTGCAGGGGACAAATTCATTGCAAAGCAAAACTATTTGCTTCCAATTTCCATTATACTGATCTAACCAACTAGAAACATTGAGTGATATTCATTTGCAAAGATTCCGATTGCAGCTCATTtttgaggaaaaagaaaaacagatgACATGTTTTTCACGTTCAATGTCAAGCAAAATGGCTCAAGCATGATATGAATTCCTCAAATATTGAAAGAGCACCCATCAACCAGtccttgatccaatgatttcacGAACTAGAGATCAGTGAAGCTCTGTTGCTTTGTCCCAAATTGGTGTATCAATAGAGTGTAATAAAATGATTGATTGTGCGATAGGCCCAATATACCATATTAAACAAGTTTCCTACACCAATGAAGAATTTTGAACATTTGTGCTCCAACAACATGCCTGAAGGTCTTCTTGTTTGCTTTGGCATATTCAATATCGAGTGTCCGATATGCAAGAGCAAACAAATACATAGCTGGATGAAGTCTTCTGCATATTGCATATTGCATAATCAACAATCAATACACTCCATTGGCAAGTACTTGGTTAGGACATAATTCTGAAAACTCAAAAAGTGTGGTTAACAAAGATGAGACGATATACTTGATTTCCATCAACCGGCATATTTGACTCCCAGGAAAATAACAAACGATTCCCCCAAGATAGTACTACTATTTGTATATCATTAATAGCCATTCCGTAATCAACACCACACATTTTTTAAAGCAATACAATTGATACAGTTAAATAATTCTCCCAAAAGTTAAAAGAAGACAAGAAATATCAGTTAACTTACCTGTCAGCTTGCTCGCCATTGTCCAAGCCATCCCACAACCTTTGTGATGGTATTGTATGACCCTTCTTATCTTTACCATATGTTTCAACATACCAACCCCCTATGTCATGGAAGCCAGAGCGAGGTTCAAATAGCCAAAACCTGTATAACTAAAGACTTAAAATTAGTAAAAACGTATTACAAGCAGGAATGAGAGAGCAGCAGATAATTATGCATAAGAAGTTGCCAAATTTCACACAGAATTAGAATATTACAGTATATTTTTCAGTTAGAAGCACTACAGAGTACAGAAGAAATTTTTTCTCAGCAAAATATCTACATAATATAGCATCATCAGAAAATTTTACATATGCTCATGGTTCTTTCAACTTAAAATGTACAATAATAACATTTTAGAAAAAATTGAAAGTTGAAAATGACATGGGTTAGTTCAACTGTTCTAAACTGTTTAACCTTTCAATAAATTGTATGAATGTTGACAGCGTTATAGAACAATCTAATAGCAATACGATCaacattgaaaacaaaataaaataaagatcagTAATCTAGCCACGGGAAGATTGGTAGGCATGATAAAGTCACATGTTCTGACAAAGAAAGTGATCAACACAGCATATGTTATGATGTTCACCAGCAAATATTACAGAAAGATGCCAGAGCTTTACTTGCTTGGTGGTAAACGTGCCCTAGTGCATCTACACTCACAAAGTGAAACTCTGTCACCGATTTCATACCAGTGCATATGCTTCACCTGAAAATTGTCATAAACAACATTTGTTGATTTATAGCATCCTGCTATACCAAGTTATTCATAATAAGACATTTGAAGCAGTAACCTGAAACCTAGACGATTCTTATCATATTAAGACTATAAGCAAAGAGGACTTGGTCCTTATGACAAGTAAAATCCCCTTTTAAGTTCTAACCGTTTAACCAACAAGTGCATGGAATAGCAAATTTACATACCAGCAATGTTCTATGTTTCATGATTGCATGGGTCTTGTCACCATTGCTGTTGTAGACATAACAACAACCTTCATCTGGAGTGCTCCCAATTCCAGATATGGTTCCCAAATGAATTCTGCTTCCAACTGCACCATTGGCCAAGTAATGTTCTGGAAAGTCGCCACTGATATATTTTGGATCTTCATCCGAATTAAGGAAAACGTGAATGTGATCTTCAACATCTTTCTGCAACCCACCAGAATAACATCTAGGTAGGTCCCGGGTTGCTGTAGCAATCACTCTGCCGGAGACATGCAATTCTAGATCTCTATATGCATCCGATACACTATTTGAAATGTTAGAAGTTTGAATTCGATGTGTCCCAAAATCCTCTTGCCTTTCTGCATTGATGTGAAATTTCTTCATCGTAGATTGGCACAGGTCAGAATCTAAGGATCTGAAAGAAATTAACTTCTCATTTTTCGTAGATGATATCTCCGGAATCTTCTCAGCTAGGCAAACCATCCCGAAAAGATCCCGACCGGAAACCAAGTGCAAAACCTCAGGAGTTTCATGAGAGGACCTTTCCTCAGCCTCAAAGCAGTCAGGAAAAAGCTCCATAGGCATAGAATCAATTTCAGGACCATAATATGCTGCATGAATAGCTGAATAGAAATCTCTCTCAAGCACATCAAAGTAGCCTGTTCCAACAGCCACCTTCTTCTCTGACAAAATATCATTTATAGTTAATCTGTACcacttcaaccattcaacaacttcCATCTCCTTGAAAGTATTAGCATGGGATTTGTAAATGTGCAATTTTGAACCCTGTTGGGAATGCCTCTGCATGAGCCTTCTCTGGGACAACAAATACATGTCATAATGGGTTCTCTTCCGAGAATCTGAAAGAATCTGCCAAGAATCACAGATTATTCAGTTAATTAAAATTCCCTCCaaaccagagaaaaaaaaaatcccatGGTAGAAACCCATTGAGACTCTATATTATGATCTGCAAACAGTTCAAGCTATGCAGTAGGTGTTGCTAAACACCAAGTATAAGAGCATGCGCAGCATATCCAATACCAATGCGAGCAGGAGAAAACATTAACGCAGTAACTTGAATATCAGAATGGAAAAAGCAAATCAATGAGAACAGAGTTATACATTCAAACTTTGGACATTAAAAGCTATCAAAGTTAAAATATATAGTCAGGCTTCGCAACATCCTTCAAAGGAAGTAGTATTACAATATCACTATTCAGGTAAGCTTCTCCGAGCTCATTGTTCCATTTTGACAGTCTCTCTTGTAACTTAGAACTGGTTAATCACGTTATCCAACCATAGTCTATGAAAATTTGAATGATTATTATGCCAACTTATTCCAATTTTACAGTCGCTAATCGTTAACGATATCAACTAACTTCTATAATGGatctttattcttaatatttccTTTTCCTCTTCACTACAAATAATTGAGACTTCAGCACAATTTCACACATTTCAGaacctaaaaataattatttcatgaaccaaattttatttctctgtctCCATCTAAGTCCAAATTCAAGCTATCTAAACGAAAACAATGATAGTCCTGAGTAGGATTCGCACCCACCTCATATGCAGCCAGGATTTGCACGAATCGGCGAGACTCAGCGGAATCGTTCCTTGACTCAGCAAGGTCCGGGTGAGTCTCTTTCGCTAATTTGTGAAACGACGCTTTGATCTCGGCGAAGGAGCTGGTCTCCGACACTCCTAGCAGCTCGTACGCGTTCTCCACGGGGAATTCTTCCCAAGAAGATTCAGATGCACTACTGAACCGATGGTATCTGCAACAACGACACAGAAATACGACGTCGTAGGGCGTTATAGTGGCGCCGTTTTGTGTTATCGATATCGAAGAAATTGGGCTCCGGTGATGGAATCCTATGACCGTGCGGTACCCGGCGAGATACACCATAGTTTCTATCGTTTTATTGTAGTGTAACGAGAGAGAGAATAGAACACGGGGAGCACTGAGGGAAGTGGATGATGGAGAATATAGTCCTAACTCCTAACGAAGTTTTCTCAACACTCCCCCTCACCCATGCTGAATGCTTAACGGAGCGTTTACGTGTCGTGTCCTTATCGAGTTAAATTTTTCAAACCAATACACGTGGTTGCCATTTGCCAATTGAGAATCCagtttttttctatctttttttttatttttttttatgaaactcTTACAGAGATTTGAGAATTGAGATTGTGGCCGGGTTTTTCATTTTTTCACAATTTAATTTACTGACTTAAAGATTATTAGCAAAAAATGTATTTAGTTCGATAATTAtgcaatttatttaaattaaattgcaCTTTCATTTATCTATATCCGATTCTAATTTGAGTTGCTGAGCTAAAAATTGTGGAATTGAACCATGAATTTCATTCTTTTTCGTTCCACTGAAAACACAACTTATCAAACTTGTCCCATCATCCTAGATGAGCTTGGTTTTCACCTGGACGGCTGGACATGCAATTTTGAAATTCTCTTGCACTTCTTAAAACTCCATgcataaataatttttctttatcACGTTAATGCTGTTGCACTTCTTCCAACTATCTCGCCTTTTAACTGATGTTATAATGTTGAATCATATATATGTAGCGAACACGAGACACACAAA
Coding sequences within it:
- the LOC112800518 gene encoding uncharacterized protein isoform X1, with amino-acid sequence MVYLAGYRTVIGFHHRSPISSISITQNGATITPYDVVFLCRCCRYHRFSSASESSWEEFPVENAYELLGVSETSSFAEIKASFHKLAKETHPDLAESRNDSAESRRFVQILAAYEILSDSRKRTHYDMYLLSQRRLMQRHSQQGSKLHIYKSHANTFKEMEVVEWLKWYRLTINDILSEKKVAVGTGYFDVLERDFYSAIHAAYYGPEIDSMPMELFPDCFEAEERSSHETPEVLHLVSGRDLFGMVCLAEKIPEISSTKNEKLISFRSLDSDLCQSTMKKFHINAERQEDFGTHRIQTSNISNSVSDAYRDLELHVSGRVIATATRDLPRCYSGGLQKDVEDHIHVFLNSDEDPKYISGDFPEHYLANGAVGSRIHLGTISGIGSTPDEGCCYVYNSNGDKTHAIMKHRTLLVKHMHWYEIGDRVSLCECRCTRARLPPSKFWLFEPRSGFHDIGGWYVETYGKDKKGHTIPSQRLWDGLDNGEQADRRLHPAMYLFALAYRTLDIEYAKANKKTFRHVVGAQMFKILHWCRKLV
- the LOC112800519 gene encoding protein CONSERVED IN THE GREEN LINEAGE AND DIATOMS 27, chloroplastic, with translation MLRLNLHCSLLPIPNARQVRPGSSYGSLIIHNHKISSFSRRVSIKVKAIKDEMDGEASGSSGRSWDPGLEIEVPFEQRPVNEYSSLKDGILYSWGELGPGSFFLRLGGLWLVVFTVLGVPVAAASFNPSREPLRFILAAGTGSLFIVSLIVLRIYLGWSYVGDRLLSAVIPYEESGWYDGQMWAKPPEILARDRLLGSYKVKPVVQLLKQTLVGTGALLVTGVMLFIFATPVQDFFQTTFTTVGKKSTAQAPKVNTKYNLRKEELLKLPVEVMADDDLAAAAAEAADGRPVYCRDRYYRALAGGQYCKWEDLLKD
- the LOC112800518 gene encoding uncharacterized protein isoform X5, giving the protein MVYLAGYRTVIGFHHRSPISSISITQNGATITPYDVVFLCRCCRYHRFSSASESSWEEFPVENAYELLGVSETSSFAEIKASFHKLAKETHPDLAESRNDSAESRRFVQILAAYEILSDSRKRTHYDMYLLSQRRLMQRHSQQGSKLHIYKSHANTFKEMEVVEWLKWYRLTINDILSEKKVAVGTGYFDVLERDFYSAIHAAYYGPEIDSMPMELFPDCFEAEERSSHETPEVLHLVSGRDLFGMVCLAEKIPEISSTKNEKLISFRSLDSDLCQSTMKKFHINAERQEDFGTHRIQTSNISNSVSDAYRDLELHVSGRVIATATRDLPRCYSGGLQKDVEDHIHVFLNSDEDPKYISGDFPEHYLANGAVGSRIHLGTISGIGSTPDEGCCYVYNSNGDKTHAIMKHRTLLVKHMHWYEIGDRVSLCECRCTRARLPPSK
- the LOC112800518 gene encoding uncharacterized protein isoform X4, with amino-acid sequence MVYLAGYRTVIGFHHRSPISSISITQNGATITPYDVVFLCRCCRYHRFSSASESSWEEFPVENAYELLGVSETSSFAEIKASFHKLAKETHPDLAESRNDSAESRRFVQILAAYEILSDSRKRTHYDMYLLSQRRLMQRHSQQGSKLHIYKSHANTFKEMEVVEWLKWYRLTINDILSEKKVAVGTGYFDVLERDFYSAIHAAYYGPEIDSMPMELFPDCFEAEERSSHETPEVLHLVSGRDLFGMVCLAEKIPEISSTKNEKLISFRSLDSDLCQSTMKKFHINAERQEDFGTHRIQTSNISNSVSDAYRDLELHVSGRVIATATRDLPRCYSGGLQKDVEDHIHVFLNSDEDPKYISGDFPEHYLANGAVGSRIHLGTISGIGSTPDEGCCYVYNSNGDKTHAIMKHRTLLVKHMHWYEIGDRVSLCECRCTRARLPPSFGYLNLALASMT
- the LOC112800518 gene encoding uncharacterized protein isoform X2, with the translated sequence MVYLAGYRTVIGFHHRSPISSISITQNGATITPYDVVFLCRCCRYHRFSSASESSWEEFPVENAYELLGVSETSSFAEIKASFHKLAKETHPDLAESRNDSAESRRFVQILAAYEILSDSRKRTHYDMYLLSQRRLMQRHSQQGSKLHIYKSHANTFKEMEVVEWLKWYRLTINDILSEKKVAVGTGYFDVLERDFYSAIHAAYYGPEIDSMPMELFPDCFEAEERSSHETPEVLHLVSGRDLFGMVCLAEKIPEISSTKNEKLISFRSLDSDLCQSTMKKFHINAERQEDFGTHRIQTSNISNSVSDAYRDLELHVSGRVIATATRDLPRCYSGGLQKDVEDHIHVFLNSDEDPKYISGDFPEHYLANGAVGSRIHLGTISGIGSTPDEGCCYVYNSNGDKTHAIMKHRTLLVKHMHWYEIGDRVSLCECRCTRARLPPSKFWLFEPRSGFHDIGGWYVETYGKDKKGHTIPSQRLWDGLDNGEQADRIMS
- the LOC112800518 gene encoding uncharacterized protein isoform X3, which translates into the protein MVYLAGYRTVIGFHHRSPISSISITQNGATITPYDVVFLCRCCRYHRFSSASESSWEEFPVENAYELLGVSETSSFAEIKASFHKLAKETHPDLAESRNDSAESRRFVQILAAYEILSDSRKRTHYDMYLLSQRRLMQRHSQQGSKLHIYKSHANTFKEMEVVEWLKWYRLTINDILSEKKVAVGTGYFDVLERDFYSAIHAAYYGPEIDSMPMELFPDCFEAEERSSHETPEVLHLVSGRDLFGMVCLAEKIPEISSTKNEKLISFRSLDSDLCQSTMKKFHINAERQEDFGTHRIQTSNISNSVSDAYRDLELHVSGRVIATATRDLPRCYSGGLQKDVEDHIHVFLNSDEDPKYISGDFPEHYLANGAVGSRIHLGTISGIGSTPDEGCCYVYNSNGDKTHAIMKHRTLLVKHMHWYEIGDRVSLCECRCTRARLPPSNYTGFGYLNLALASMT